One window of the Vigna radiata var. radiata cultivar VC1973A chromosome 1, Vradiata_ver6, whole genome shotgun sequence genome contains the following:
- the LOC106771619 gene encoding trihelix transcription factor ASIL2, whose product MDDMEDDARYPPKSFSLNRQNPSHRHKHPARAAPYHRPMPTRYDQPMVEDDDEDDENEHEDFNDDNDEGENGYDENDIVGYPRIPKKRKVVVAPGSYEFAPRFKLSYGSRGSGSSGEEWSEHETFVLLEVWGDKFLQLGRNSLRSEEWHEVAEKVSEELKAERSVTQCRSVLDKLKRKYKKEKTKMDEMGMGSCKWPYFKKMDMLMASSARQEYGLACGVDSGEYVFMNTRVYLNRSNGFDEMRDSPGESESDDDEEEEEFGGGGAADEEDETSFRVLADSIQKFGKIYEKIENSKRQQMMELEKMRLDFNRELELQKKQILERAQAEIAKIQEGDEEDTDTSTENLSE is encoded by the coding sequence ATGGACGACATGGAAGACGACGCAAGGTACCCCCCTAAGTCATTCTCCCTCAACCGTCAGAATCCCTCCCATCGACATAAACACCCCGCACGCGCCGCCCCTTACCACCGTCCAATGCCCACGCGCTACGACCAGCCCATGGTGGAAGACgacgatgaagatgatgaaaacgAACACGAAGATTTCAACGACGACAACGACGAAGGCGAAAACGGATACGATGAAAACGATATCGTGGGGTATCCCCGGATCCCGAAGAAGCGCAAGGTGGTAGTCGCGCCAGGATCCTACGAATTCGCGCCACGTTTCAAATTGTCGTACGGTTCGCGTGGTTCGGGTTCTTCTGGTGAAGAGTGGAGCGAACACGAGACTTTCGTGCTGTTGGAGGTGTGGGGGGACAAGTTCCTCCAGCTCGGGAGGAACAGTTTAAGGTCCGAGGAATGGCACGAGGTTGCCGAAAAGGTTTCGGAGGAATTGAAGGCAGAGAGAAGCGTGACGCAGTGTAGGAGCGTGCTGGACAAGCTGAAGAGAAAGTACAAGAAGGAGAAAACCAAAATGGATGAAATGGGGATGGGCTCTTGCAAATGGCCCTACTTCAAGAAGATGGACATGTTGATGGCATCGTCGGCAAGGCAAGAGTATGGCCTTGCATGTGGGGTGGATTCTGGGGAGTATGTGTTTATGAACACTAGGGTTTACTTGAACAGGTCCAATGGATTTGATGAGATGAGGGATAGTCCAGGGGAGTCTGAgagtgatgatgatgaggaagaagaggagttTGGTGGTGGCGGTGCTGCTGATGAGGAGGATGAGACATCGTTCCGTGTGTTGGCGGATTCGATTCAGAAGTTTGGGAAGATTTATGAGAAGATTGAGAACAGCAAGAGGCAGCAGATGATGGAGTTGGAGAAGATGAGGCTGGATTTTAACAGGGAGTTGGAGCTGCAGAAGAAGCAGATTCTCGAGAGGGCGCAGGCTGAGATTGCCAAAATTCAGGAAGGGGATGAGGAGGATACCGACACTTCCACGGAGAATCTCAGTGAATGA